A single region of the Streptomyces virginiae genome encodes:
- a CDS encoding LCP family protein, with amino-acid sequence MTDSAGIPGGTAAGGSGRTPRNRGRRRRVLRRIGLGTAFVVLAGTATGWWLYNKLDGNITEDTSAAAELRRYERERPAHLATGAQNILLIGSDSRSGKDNARYGQDGGTQRSDTTILLHLPQDRRSATAVSIPRDLMTDIPSCLQPDGSRTAARFSQFNWAFQWGGAACTIRTVEKLTGIRVDHHMVIDFGGFKKMVDAIGGVEVCLKEPVNDSEAKLRLAAGRQTLRGEQALGYVRARHSLGNGSDTERMDRQQQFLGSLVKKVQSNGVLLNPTRLYPLLDAATSSVTTDPGLASLRGLYELVRGMRDIPTHQVKFLTVPRKPYAPDPNRDELVEPDAERLFQQLRMDKPVTVAPPKPTPTGAAAEAAEADTEAGSDTDSTNEGTITPQVPVPTFTGTTAGNADCR; translated from the coding sequence GTGACGGACAGCGCAGGCATACCGGGCGGCACCGCGGCCGGGGGTTCGGGGCGGACCCCGCGCAACCGCGGGCGTCGGCGCCGCGTGCTGCGCCGGATCGGGCTCGGGACGGCCTTCGTGGTCCTGGCGGGCACGGCCACCGGCTGGTGGCTCTACAACAAGCTCGACGGGAACATCACCGAGGACACCTCGGCCGCGGCCGAGCTGAGGCGCTACGAGCGCGAGCGCCCGGCGCACCTGGCCACCGGGGCCCAGAACATCCTGCTGATCGGCTCGGACTCGCGCTCCGGCAAGGACAACGCCCGGTACGGGCAGGACGGGGGCACCCAGCGCTCGGACACCACGATCCTGCTGCACCTGCCGCAGGACCGCCGGAGCGCGACCGCGGTGTCGATACCCCGGGACCTGATGACGGACATCCCCTCCTGCCTGCAGCCGGACGGGAGCCGCACCGCCGCCCGGTTCTCCCAGTTCAACTGGGCGTTCCAGTGGGGCGGGGCCGCCTGCACGATCCGTACGGTGGAGAAGCTCACCGGGATCCGGGTCGACCACCACATGGTGATCGACTTCGGCGGGTTCAAGAAGATGGTCGACGCCATCGGCGGGGTGGAGGTCTGCCTCAAGGAGCCGGTGAACGACTCCGAGGCCAAGCTGCGGCTCGCCGCCGGCCGCCAGACCCTCCGGGGCGAGCAGGCGCTGGGCTACGTCCGTGCCCGCCACAGCCTGGGCAACGGCAGTGACACCGAACGGATGGACCGGCAGCAGCAGTTCCTCGGATCGCTCGTCAAGAAGGTGCAGAGCAACGGGGTGCTGCTCAATCCGACCCGGCTGTATCCGCTGCTGGACGCGGCGACCTCCTCGGTGACCACGGACCCGGGACTGGCCTCGCTGCGCGGCCTGTACGAACTCGTGCGGGGCATGCGGGACATCCCGACCCATCAGGTCAAGTTCCTGACGGTGCCCCGCAAGCCCTACGCGCCCGACCCGAACCGGGACGAGCTGGTCGAGCCGGACGCGGAGCGGCTGTTCCAGCAGCTGCGGATGGACAAGCCGGTCACGGTCGCCCCGCCGAAGCCCACCCCGACGGGGGCCGCGGCGGAGGCCGCCGAGGCGGACACGGAGGCCGGTTCGGACACGGACTCCACGAACGAGGGAACCATCACACCTCAGGTACCCGTCCCTACTTTCACGGGAACGACTGCGGGCAACGCCGACTGCCGGTAA
- a CDS encoding LCP family protein produces the protein MDAQSRGRADEIDPADQWVLNPRTGNYELRLADSAAQARPKVTAPRRSPSAPSTPTKPTPGVPRPRRGDPPPGGRRGGRSRKLGGGGRKKALAITGGVVAFLLVGGGVAGYLYYDHLNGNLSVTDVAGAGTGGFKKDQPINILVIGTDKRTGAGNENYGDKDSVGHADTTILFHVSKDRTNATALSIPRDLITNIPACPTKQPDGSTKTIAPTKNTRFNTSLGQEGRDAGCTMRTVKELTGIEVDHFMMADFNAVKTLSTAVGGVPVCLDKAVNDEEGSHLKLDAGEHRLEGEQALAFVRTRHGFGNNSDLDRIRIQQQFLGSMMREMKSKETLTSPKKFLSLAEAATKSLGVDSGIGSIGKLTDLAGELKGIDTKNITFTTLPVKDNPAEPEGKKATVVVEKSLADPLLQMIRGDVSLTEVEKKEQAAKEAADADAKAKQDALLQGNRAAAADVRVSVYNGGGPKGSASTTLNWLQNSKGVSKSSNDGNAPSKVDATQLEYAPNQADQARALADMMGLPATALKVGTADASAKTPMKLTLGPDFQQPGSPLTAAAPQQLPQDVQQAQADKAICAK, from the coding sequence GTGGATGCGCAAAGCCGTGGGCGGGCGGACGAAATCGACCCCGCAGACCAGTGGGTACTCAATCCCCGCACCGGCAACTACGAACTGCGACTGGCCGACTCCGCCGCGCAAGCGCGGCCCAAGGTCACAGCACCCCGCAGATCGCCGTCTGCCCCCTCGACGCCGACCAAGCCCACCCCCGGGGTACCGCGGCCGCGCCGCGGCGACCCGCCTCCGGGCGGCCGGCGCGGCGGGCGCTCCCGCAAGCTCGGCGGTGGCGGCCGTAAGAAGGCGCTGGCCATCACCGGAGGTGTGGTGGCGTTCCTGCTGGTCGGCGGCGGCGTGGCCGGTTACCTCTACTACGACCACCTGAACGGCAACCTCAGCGTCACCGACGTGGCGGGCGCCGGCACCGGCGGTTTCAAGAAGGACCAGCCGATCAACATCCTGGTGATCGGAACGGACAAGCGCACCGGCGCGGGCAACGAGAACTACGGGGACAAGGACAGCGTCGGCCACGCCGACACCACGATCCTGTTCCACGTCTCGAAGGACCGGACGAACGCGACCGCGCTCTCCATCCCCCGCGACCTGATCACCAACATCCCGGCCTGCCCCACGAAACAGCCGGACGGATCGACGAAGACGATCGCGCCGACCAAGAACACCCGCTTCAACACCAGCCTGGGCCAGGAGGGCCGGGACGCGGGCTGCACGATGCGAACGGTCAAGGAACTCACCGGCATCGAGGTCGACCACTTCATGATGGCCGACTTCAACGCCGTCAAGACGCTGAGCACGGCGGTCGGCGGAGTACCGGTGTGCCTGGACAAGGCCGTCAACGACGAAGAGGGTTCCCACCTCAAGTTGGATGCCGGCGAACACCGGTTGGAGGGCGAGCAGGCCCTCGCCTTCGTCCGGACCCGGCACGGCTTCGGCAACAACAGCGACCTCGACCGGATCAGGATCCAGCAGCAGTTCCTGGGTTCGATGATGCGCGAGATGAAGTCGAAGGAGACGCTGACCAGCCCCAAGAAGTTCCTCTCCCTCGCGGAAGCCGCCACCAAGTCGCTGGGCGTGGACTCGGGGATCGGGTCCATCGGCAAACTCACCGATCTGGCGGGTGAGTTGAAGGGCATCGACACGAAGAACATCACCTTCACCACCCTGCCCGTGAAGGACAATCCGGCCGAACCGGAAGGCAAGAAGGCGACCGTCGTCGTCGAGAAGTCCCTGGCCGATCCGCTGCTGCAGATGATCCGGGGGGACGTCTCGCTCACGGAGGTCGAGAAGAAGGAACAGGCCGCCAAGGAGGCGGCCGACGCGGACGCGAAGGCCAAGCAGGACGCCCTGCTCCAGGGCAACCGCGCGGCCGCGGCGGACGTACGGGTGAGCGTCTACAACGGCGGCGGCCCCAAGGGCTCCGCCTCCACCACGCTGAACTGGCTGCAGAACAGCAAGGGCGTGTCCAAGTCCAGCAACGACGGCAACGCACCCTCCAAGGTCGACGCCACGCAGCTGGAGTACGCCCCCAACCAGGCCGACCAGGCCCGGGCGCTGGCGGACATGATGGGCCTGCCCGCGACCGCGCTGAAGGTGGGGACGGCCGACGCCTCGGCGAAGACGCCGATGAAGCTGACGCTGGGTCCGGACTTCCAGCAGCCGGGCTCCCCGCTGACGGCCGCGGCGCCCCAGCAGCTGCCCCAGGACGTGCAGCAGGCGCAGGCCGACAAGGCGATCTGCGCCAAGTAA
- a CDS encoding LCP family protein, with protein MRHSSVRGEGATAQAGEEISGGEADASGTVPPQRGGSGTARRSDGGRPRRQGRRRVLRWTASVLSLLILGTAGAGYLYYQHLNGSIHTDALNLGETKLGGSKPNAFGQTPLNILLIGSDARDDAANQALGGATDTFDGPPLADVQMLLHLSADRSNMSVVSMPRDTMLTMPKCTEPGGKVHPASKGLVQTNESLQRGGPGCTVAAWQELTKIPIDHFMMIDFKGVVSMADAIGGVPVCVEENVHSRTRDGKGSGLKLPKGTSVIQGEQALQWLRTRYGFEDGTDIGRTHAQHQYMTSMAREFRKNAKLTNPVKLNSLAQAAIDAMVVDTGLNKIDKLYDLSMELKKVPPGRITMTTMPWVYSTKPGLDGRVEPMANEAEAVFRMVREDIALDGKGNATPEGGASPSPGTSATPGTPSTAPGTPSTAATTAPASAPAKIAVSVRNATSGKDGAGTRVKNRANEVAVLLTGKGFTKAAADNQTGAEDTTVVRYATDAQAADAGVVATALGLPATAVQKSEEVSGITLYVGKDWRTGNAPTPPPPAPTVAPTSAHALNGDNEGACMPIQPGFTW; from the coding sequence GTGAGGCACAGCAGCGTGCGAGGGGAGGGGGCGACCGCCCAGGCCGGCGAGGAGATATCCGGCGGCGAGGCGGACGCTTCCGGCACGGTGCCCCCACAGCGGGGCGGCTCCGGAACGGCTCGCCGTTCGGACGGCGGCCGTCCCCGCAGACAGGGCAGACGGCGCGTGCTGCGCTGGACGGCTTCCGTGCTGTCCCTGCTGATACTCGGGACGGCGGGCGCCGGGTACCTGTACTACCAGCACCTGAACGGCAGCATCCACACGGACGCGCTGAACCTCGGCGAGACCAAACTGGGCGGTTCCAAGCCCAACGCCTTCGGGCAGACCCCTCTCAACATCCTGCTGATCGGCTCCGACGCGCGCGACGACGCCGCGAACCAGGCCCTCGGCGGGGCCACCGACACCTTCGACGGCCCGCCGCTGGCGGACGTGCAGATGCTGCTGCACCTGTCCGCCGACCGCAGCAACATGTCGGTGGTCTCGATGCCGCGCGACACGATGCTGACGATGCCCAAGTGCACCGAGCCGGGCGGCAAGGTGCACCCCGCCAGCAAGGGCCTCGTCCAGACCAACGAGTCCCTGCAGCGCGGCGGTCCGGGCTGCACGGTCGCCGCCTGGCAGGAACTGACCAAGATCCCCATCGATCACTTCATGATGATCGACTTCAAGGGCGTGGTCTCGATGGCCGACGCCATCGGCGGCGTCCCGGTCTGCGTCGAGGAGAACGTCCACTCCCGTACCCGGGACGGCAAGGGCTCCGGCCTGAAGCTGCCGAAGGGCACGAGCGTCATCCAGGGCGAGCAGGCCCTGCAGTGGCTGCGCACCCGCTACGGCTTCGAGGACGGCACCGACATCGGCCGCACCCACGCGCAGCACCAGTACATGACGTCGATGGCCCGCGAGTTCCGCAAGAACGCCAAGCTCACCAACCCGGTGAAGCTCAACAGCCTGGCGCAGGCGGCCATCGACGCCATGGTCGTGGACACCGGCCTGAACAAGATCGACAAGCTGTACGACCTGAGCATGGAGCTCAAGAAGGTGCCCCCGGGCCGGATCACCATGACCACCATGCCCTGGGTCTACAGCACCAAGCCCGGCCTGGACGGTCGGGTCGAGCCCATGGCGAACGAGGCCGAGGCCGTCTTCCGGATGGTCCGCGAGGACATAGCGCTCGACGGCAAGGGCAACGCGACCCCGGAGGGCGGCGCGTCCCCCTCACCGGGCACCTCCGCGACCCCGGGCACCCCGAGCACGGCTCCCGGTACCCCGAGCACCGCCGCGACCACGGCGCCGGCCTCGGCTCCCGCGAAGATCGCGGTCTCCGTCCGCAACGCCACGAGCGGCAAGGACGGCGCCGGGACCCGGGTCAAGAACCGGGCGAACGAGGTGGCCGTGCTGCTGACCGGCAAGGGCTTCACCAAGGCCGCCGCCGACAACCAGACCGGCGCCGAGGACACCACGGTGGTCCGCTACGCCACGGACGCGCAGGCGGCCGACGCGGGCGTCGTGGCCACCGCCCTGGGCCTGCCCGCCACCGCGGTGCAGAAGTCCGAGGAGGTCTCCGGGATCACCCTGTACGTCGGCAAGGACTGGCGGACCGGCAACGCGCCGACCCCGCCGCCGCCCGCCCCGACCGTGGCCCCGACCTCGGCCCACGCCCTCAACGGCGACAACGAGGGCGCCTGCATGCCGATCCAGCCGGGCTTCACCTGGTAG
- a CDS encoding glycosyltransferase family 2 protein — MPAQQPAVSVIMPVLDEEHYLRDSVRHILEQEYAGEMEVVIALGPSTDRTDEIAAELVAEDPRVHTVPNPTGRTPAALNAAIKASRHPIVVRVDGHGMLSPNYIATAVRLLEETGAQNVGGIMHAQGENAWEEAVAAAMTSKIGVGNAPFHTGGQAGPAETVYLGVFRREALEQQGGYNEEFIRAQDWELNFRIRDAGGLIWFSPELLVQYRPRRSVKALAKQYKDYGRWRHVVARYHSGSINLRYLAPPTLVCALAASVVVGVTVSPLGFVLPAGYLAAITAGSVPAGKGLGLKARAQIPVALATMHLSWGFGFLTSPRALADKVIASRRPAVRQDPSQV, encoded by the coding sequence ATGCCCGCCCAGCAGCCCGCAGTCTCGGTGATCATGCCGGTGCTCGACGAGGAGCACTACCTCCGCGATTCCGTCCGCCACATCCTGGAACAGGAGTACGCGGGCGAGATGGAGGTGGTGATCGCACTCGGGCCGTCCACGGACCGCACCGACGAGATCGCCGCCGAACTCGTCGCCGAGGATCCCCGAGTCCACACCGTCCCGAATCCCACCGGCCGGACCCCGGCGGCCCTCAACGCCGCCATCAAGGCCTCCCGCCACCCGATCGTGGTGCGCGTCGACGGCCACGGCATGTTGTCGCCGAACTACATCGCCACCGCCGTCCGCCTCCTGGAGGAGACCGGCGCCCAGAACGTCGGCGGCATCATGCACGCCCAGGGCGAGAACGCCTGGGAAGAGGCCGTGGCCGCGGCGATGACCTCGAAGATCGGTGTCGGCAACGCTCCGTTCCACACCGGAGGCCAGGCGGGACCGGCCGAGACCGTCTATCTCGGCGTCTTCCGCCGTGAGGCGCTGGAACAGCAGGGTGGCTACAACGAGGAGTTCATCCGCGCCCAGGACTGGGAGCTGAACTTCCGCATCCGCGACGCCGGTGGTCTGATCTGGTTCTCGCCGGAGCTGCTGGTCCAGTACCGCCCGCGCCGCTCCGTCAAGGCGCTGGCCAAGCAGTACAAGGACTACGGACGCTGGCGGCACGTGGTGGCCCGCTACCACTCGGGCTCCATCAACCTGCGCTACCTGGCCCCGCCGACCCTCGTCTGCGCGCTCGCCGCGAGCGTGGTCGTCGGCGTGACCGTGTCCCCCCTGGGCTTCGTCCTCCCGGCCGGTTATCTCGCGGCGATCACCGCGGGCTCCGTACCGGCGGGCAAGGGGCTCGGGCTCAAGGCCCGGGCGCAGATCCCCGTCGCCCTGGCGACCATGCACCTCAGCTGGGGCTTCGGCTTCCTGACCAGCCCGCGGGCGCTGGCGGACAAGGTCATCGCGAGTCGCCGACCGGCCGTGCGGCAGGACCCCTCGCAGGTCTGA
- a CDS encoding LCP family protein: protein MPQPHRPARPDGPPRPQRARRGGGGPARRRDGRPRWGVRLAAGLSVAVLGSGAIGHAVMTGLDTGIERVDPFKDMKNRPQAGHGLNFLLVGTDGREKVTPEEKREYRLGGAPCHCTDTIMLVHLSADKERASVISLPRDSYAEVPAHRDLVSGKAHKAHPVRLNAAYAEGGPNLTVRTVENMTRVKIDHYLEVDFTSFMKTVDAMGGVEICTAKTMRDRNTGLDLLPGSHRLSGGQALQYVRSRHVDGASDLGRMQRQQRFVAALIKQATGGGVLLNPVKFKEVSSTLLGSVRADKDFGSEQMLALGQAMRDFTPSSSEFASVPIGSPSFPVKGIGSTVKWDEPKAAKLFEALRQDRPLAPARPGKTEGGPPAAVPVDVPPRQVRVQVENGTRIDGLGGRVDSALRATGFDTTRAPGNGASREVKRTVITYDPRWDRSARSVATALPGSELRAVAGQGRTVVVVAGADYRKVVPVRAEDPYQGTFGVVTGDEVVCGK from the coding sequence GTGCCCCAGCCGCACCGTCCCGCCCGTCCTGACGGGCCGCCCCGACCGCAGCGCGCCCGACGCGGCGGAGGCGGTCCCGCCCGGCGCCGGGACGGTCGGCCCCGGTGGGGGGTCCGACTCGCGGCCGGCCTGTCGGTGGCGGTGCTCGGCTCCGGGGCCATCGGGCACGCCGTGATGACCGGCCTGGACACCGGGATCGAGCGGGTGGACCCGTTCAAGGACATGAAGAACCGCCCGCAGGCCGGACACGGCCTCAACTTCCTGCTGGTGGGCACGGACGGGCGGGAGAAGGTCACCCCGGAGGAGAAGCGCGAGTACCGGTTGGGCGGCGCGCCCTGCCACTGCACGGACACGATCATGCTCGTGCACCTGTCGGCGGACAAGGAACGCGCCAGTGTGATCAGCCTGCCCCGCGACAGCTACGCCGAGGTGCCCGCCCATCGGGACCTCGTCTCGGGCAAGGCCCACAAGGCCCATCCCGTGCGGCTGAACGCGGCGTACGCGGAGGGCGGGCCCAACCTGACCGTGCGGACCGTGGAGAACATGACCCGGGTGAAGATCGACCACTACCTGGAGGTCGACTTCACCAGCTTCATGAAGACGGTCGACGCGATGGGCGGCGTGGAGATCTGCACGGCGAAGACCATGCGCGACCGCAACACCGGCCTCGACCTGCTGCCCGGCAGCCACCGCCTCAGCGGTGGCCAGGCCCTGCAGTACGTGCGTTCGCGCCATGTCGACGGGGCCTCCGACCTCGGCCGGATGCAGCGCCAGCAACGGTTCGTCGCCGCCCTGATCAAACAGGCGACCGGGGGCGGGGTGCTGCTGAACCCGGTGAAGTTCAAGGAGGTCAGCTCCACCCTCCTCGGCTCCGTCCGGGCCGACAAGGACTTCGGCTCGGAGCAGATGCTGGCCCTCGGGCAGGCGATGCGGGACTTCACCCCGTCCTCCTCGGAATTCGCCTCGGTGCCCATCGGCAGCCCGTCCTTCCCCGTGAAGGGCATCGGGTCCACCGTGAAGTGGGACGAGCCGAAGGCGGCCAAGCTGTTCGAGGCGCTGCGCCAGGACCGGCCGCTGGCCCCGGCGCGGCCCGGGAAGACGGAGGGCGGCCCGCCCGCGGCGGTGCCCGTGGACGTGCCCCCGCGCCAGGTCCGGGTCCAGGTGGAGAACGGCACCCGGATCGACGGGCTGGGCGGACGGGTGGACTCCGCGCTGCGGGCCACCGGCTTCGACACCACCCGGGCCCCGGGCAACGGCGCGAGCCGCGAGGTCAAGCGCACGGTGATCACCTACGACCCCCGCTGGGACCGCTCCGCCCGCTCGGTGGCGACCGCGCTGCCGGGCAGCGAGCTGCGGGCGGTGGCGGGCCAGGGCCGGACGGTCGTGGTGGTCGCGGGGGCGGACTACCGCAAGGTGGTGCCGGTGCGGGCCGAGGACCCGTACCAGGGCACCTTCGGGGTGGTCACCGGCGACGAGGTGGTCTGCGGGAAGTAG
- a CDS encoding glycosyltransferase family 39 protein: MTTHTLPSPTGRPASEAASDDAAGHRGASRTPRSARFDWLWAAVLTLVVATVGSGNPQLWRDELASWNAAIRSTGDLIGMLGHVDAVSGLYYLLLHGWISVFGDSEVMLRMPSAIAMAGAAAFVVLTARMLFDRRTAVFAGLLFALLPSVSRYGQEARSYAFVVLAVTAATWLLMRALERPTPRRWAPYAVAVAAAGLFHIVSLLFLLPHALIVLLRWRHDRHGRTVIAYAVTVVVSLLPVIPLVLLGQRQVGRQISWIKTPHLRSIADVWDALFGSPLIALAVAAMALLPLAWSRGRRPAVELALVGAAPIAAAWVVSQGSTSYFMDRYLLFTMPAWVVLAAAGLAALRPRPLGVAGLAAVILLGLPDQRQIRTETIKAGREGEEAAAVIAKGYRPGDGFVPIRGADSVYMTDFQVEYFLPERVELRDVFAQRSAVANDDLFPVECAQPEQCLGTTQRVWVVTWSGTKNPYHKLPEAQAEALEKHYKLVETKKVHGLQVSLVERVR; the protein is encoded by the coding sequence ATGACGACCCATACCCTGCCTTCCCCGACCGGCCGCCCCGCCTCCGAGGCGGCCTCGGACGACGCAGCGGGCCACCGGGGCGCTTCGCGCACACCGCGCTCGGCCCGCTTCGACTGGCTGTGGGCCGCCGTGCTGACCCTCGTGGTCGCCACCGTGGGCAGCGGCAACCCCCAGCTCTGGCGCGACGAGCTCGCCAGCTGGAACGCCGCGATACGCAGCACCGGCGACCTGATCGGGATGCTGGGCCATGTGGACGCCGTCTCGGGCCTCTACTACCTGCTGCTGCACGGCTGGATATCCGTCTTCGGCGACTCCGAGGTCATGCTCCGGATGCCCTCGGCGATCGCCATGGCCGGCGCCGCCGCCTTCGTCGTGCTGACCGCCCGCATGCTGTTCGACCGCCGCACCGCCGTCTTCGCCGGCCTGCTCTTCGCCCTGCTCCCGTCCGTCTCTCGGTACGGCCAGGAGGCCCGCTCCTACGCCTTCGTCGTGCTCGCGGTCACCGCCGCGACCTGGCTGCTGATGCGGGCGCTGGAGCGGCCGACCCCGCGGCGCTGGGCCCCGTACGCCGTCGCCGTGGCGGCCGCCGGACTGTTCCACATCGTCTCCCTGCTCTTCCTGCTGCCGCACGCCCTGATCGTGCTCCTGCGCTGGCGGCACGACCGGCACGGCCGCACCGTCATCGCCTACGCGGTGACCGTCGTCGTCAGCTTGCTCCCGGTGATCCCGCTGGTGCTGCTGGGGCAGCGCCAGGTCGGCCGCCAGATCAGCTGGATCAAGACCCCGCATCTGCGCAGCATCGCCGACGTGTGGGACGCCCTCTTCGGCTCCCCGCTCATCGCGCTCGCCGTCGCGGCGATGGCGCTGCTCCCGCTCGCGTGGAGTCGCGGCCGTCGGCCCGCCGTGGAGCTCGCGCTCGTCGGCGCGGCCCCGATCGCGGCCGCCTGGGTGGTCTCGCAGGGCAGCACCTCGTACTTCATGGACCGCTACCTGCTCTTCACCATGCCCGCCTGGGTGGTCCTCGCCGCCGCCGGTCTGGCCGCCCTCAGGCCCCGGCCGCTCGGGGTGGCCGGCCTGGCCGCGGTGATCCTCCTCGGCCTTCCCGACCAGCGCCAGATCCGTACCGAGACGATCAAGGCCGGCCGCGAGGGCGAGGAGGCCGCGGCGGTCATCGCCAAGGGCTACCGGCCGGGTGACGGCTTCGTACCGATCCGGGGCGCCGACAGCGTGTACATGACCGATTTCCAGGTCGAGTACTTCCTGCCGGAGCGGGTCGAGCTCCGCGACGTGTTCGCGCAGCGCTCGGCCGTGGCGAACGACGACCTGTTCCCGGTGGAGTGCGCGCAGCCCGAGCAGTGCCTCGGCACCACCCAGCGGGTGTGGGTGGTCACGTGGAGCGGTACGAAGAACCCGTACCACAAGCTCCCGGAGGCACAGGCCGAGGCGCTGGAGAAGCACTACAAGCTGGTCGAGACGAAGAAGGTCCACGGCCTCCAGGTCTCCCTGGTGGAGCGCGTCCGCTGA
- a CDS encoding acyltransferase family protein, translating into MSTVVPLAPGSSSPTVPHPSPTPVAAGTGRRPRLRALDGLRLVAALMVVAFHWTGVNRMPEVWDGTPRELMPELHRFTAYGFLGVELFFLISGFVICMSCWGKTPRQYFNSRVVRLLPAYWVAIILTTLVVNYAATARNRPHLSKTDVLSNFTMLQLPLGVTEVDPVYWTLWVELRFYLLFAVVVALGVTYRRVLAFCGIWMILSVVADKADNALLKMFVMPEYAPYFIAGIAMFLIYRFGTNWLLLGVVGFSWLVAQHQLLGTKGSYEYGVMHSLSWNVMAGFSLLAFGVVLAVAMGAFDRIQWKWLTVAGALTYPVYLLHQEIGFALIRWARNHGMGVGATLLAVLACVLLLSWIVHRYAERPLSALMQRMIDAPGIFPLRADPPVRDRAADRERNSNDMAGSSR; encoded by the coding sequence ATGTCGACGGTCGTACCCCTGGCGCCGGGCAGCAGCTCGCCAACGGTGCCGCATCCTTCCCCGACGCCCGTCGCAGCTGGTACCGGCCGACGCCCGCGGCTCCGGGCCCTGGACGGCCTGCGTCTGGTGGCCGCCCTCATGGTGGTCGCCTTCCACTGGACCGGCGTCAACCGCATGCCGGAGGTCTGGGACGGCACGCCCCGGGAGCTGATGCCGGAACTGCACCGGTTCACCGCGTACGGCTTCCTCGGGGTCGAGCTGTTCTTCCTGATCAGCGGCTTCGTCATTTGCATGTCCTGCTGGGGCAAGACGCCCCGCCAGTACTTCAACTCCCGCGTCGTGCGGCTCCTGCCCGCCTACTGGGTCGCGATCATCCTCACGACCCTCGTGGTGAACTACGCGGCGACGGCGCGCAACCGACCTCATCTCAGCAAGACGGACGTGCTCTCCAACTTCACGATGCTCCAGTTGCCACTGGGTGTCACCGAGGTGGACCCCGTCTACTGGACCCTCTGGGTCGAACTGCGCTTCTACCTGCTGTTCGCCGTCGTCGTGGCGCTCGGCGTCACCTACCGCAGGGTGCTGGCCTTCTGCGGGATCTGGATGATCCTGTCCGTGGTCGCCGACAAGGCGGACAATGCGCTGCTGAAGATGTTCGTCATGCCGGAGTACGCCCCGTACTTCATCGCCGGTATCGCCATGTTCCTGATCTATCGGTTCGGCACGAACTGGCTGCTCCTGGGCGTCGTCGGGTTCTCCTGGCTGGTGGCCCAGCATCAGCTGCTGGGCACGAAGGGCAGTTACGAGTACGGCGTCATGCACTCGCTGAGCTGGAACGTGATGGCCGGCTTCTCCCTCCTCGCCTTCGGCGTGGTGCTGGCGGTGGCGATGGGTGCCTTCGACCGGATCCAATGGAAGTGGCTGACCGTCGCCGGCGCCCTCACGTACCCCGTGTACCTGCTGCACCAGGAGATCGGATTCGCTCTGATCCGCTGGGCCCGCAACCACGGTATGGGCGTCGGAGCGACCCTGCTCGCCGTGCTTGCCTGTGTACTCCTGTTGTCGTGGATCGTGCACCGCTACGCCGAGCGGCCGCTGTCGGCTCTCATGCAGCGCATGATCGACGCCCCCGGCATCTTCCCGCTGAGGGCCGACCCGCCGGTGCGGGACCGCGCCGCGGACCGCGAACGGAACTCGAACGACATGGCAGGTTCCTCCCGATGA
- a CDS encoding acyl-CoA thioesterase — protein MTETPGELPGKPISASRTTLSHIMTANDTNLLGSVHGGVIMKLVDDAAGAVAGRHSGGPAVTASMDEMAFLAPVRVGDLVHVKAQCNWTGRSSMEIGVRVLAERWNESTPATQVGSAYLVFAAVDAEGKPRQVPPVILETEQDERRYQEAQIRRTHRLARRQAIMALREERSAQGFDEEL, from the coding sequence ATGACAGAAACACCGGGCGAGCTGCCCGGGAAGCCGATCTCGGCCTCCCGCACCACCCTCAGCCACATCATGACCGCCAACGACACCAACCTCCTCGGCTCGGTGCACGGCGGCGTGATCATGAAGCTGGTGGACGACGCGGCGGGCGCCGTGGCCGGCCGCCACTCCGGCGGACCGGCGGTCACCGCGTCCATGGACGAGATGGCCTTCCTCGCTCCCGTGCGCGTGGGTGACCTCGTCCACGTCAAGGCCCAGTGCAACTGGACCGGCCGCTCCTCCATGGAGATCGGCGTACGGGTCCTCGCGGAGCGGTGGAACGAGTCCACCCCCGCCACCCAGGTCGGCAGCGCCTACCTCGTCTTCGCGGCCGTGGACGCCGAGGGCAAGCCCCGCCAAGTCCCGCCCGTCATCCTGGAGACGGAGCAGGACGAGCGGCGCTACCAGGAGGCCCAGATCCGCCGCACCCACCGCCTGGCCCGCCGCCAGGCCATCATGGCGCTGCGCGAGGAGCGCTCCGCCCAGGGCTTCGACGAAGAGCTCTGA